In Myxococcaceae bacterium JPH2, the following are encoded in one genomic region:
- a CDS encoding type VI secretion system baseplate subunit TssF has product MKDFSERIYLDFLQELDGLERFRQRFQERHPAAPLDREDPDVRRLIEAMAFFSVQTRHATLMNLRSTWRRLFAGFFDFLLEPVPAAAMAQAVPTEKMVEPVVLTRGTELRLTPAEGVSGSFRLQRDLRVLPIFLKQTDVVPQVRSGHRLILRFESRFARKDAIDVLSLHVRHLDDYRSSLAVFHALRRHVQQVSVVYDEEADEHSAGSPCEVSFNRDPPAPDDTALYAHPFQRLRAFFQFPERQLFLHVKVPPPRNSSWQRFSLCLDLDKDWTVGRSLHPDFFQLFTVPLVNLKAEPAQVIVADGTRAEHPILSMSAGREFSLHSVTGVFEMTKAGLSPLRPAFLPGRGPSYEVDETFDDDLSSRQSLIVRMPEAFTAPRKIVLEALWHQPQFSPQAAGRVEVTVPGRHIEGLRWQTVGSLQPHRDSTVRNDVEALTQFLAWKAKATLGRDEVVALLGHLGTPAESPFRRVLPWLKDLRCSVVPDSALKGTGLRHVYEVVMEPFDAGYEPVVVCFLEQVRDLLDAWNNEATVELRASVAGLGPLPLP; this is encoded by the coding sequence GTGAAGGACTTCTCGGAGCGTATCTACCTCGACTTTCTCCAGGAGCTGGATGGCCTGGAGCGCTTCCGGCAGCGGTTCCAGGAGCGGCACCCCGCGGCGCCCTTGGATCGCGAGGACCCGGACGTGCGGCGCCTCATCGAGGCGATGGCGTTCTTCTCCGTGCAGACGCGGCACGCCACGCTGATGAACCTGCGCTCCACGTGGCGGCGCCTCTTCGCCGGGTTCTTCGACTTCCTGTTGGAGCCGGTGCCCGCCGCGGCCATGGCCCAGGCCGTGCCCACCGAGAAGATGGTGGAGCCGGTGGTGCTCACGCGCGGCACGGAGCTGCGGCTGACGCCCGCCGAGGGAGTCTCAGGCTCCTTCCGGCTCCAGCGCGACCTGCGCGTGCTGCCCATCTTCCTCAAGCAGACGGACGTCGTGCCGCAGGTGAGAAGCGGCCACCGGCTCATCCTGCGCTTCGAGTCCCGCTTCGCGCGCAAGGACGCCATCGACGTGCTCAGCCTGCACGTGCGCCACCTGGACGACTACCGCTCGTCGCTCGCGGTGTTCCACGCCCTGCGTCGCCACGTGCAGCAGGTGAGCGTCGTCTACGACGAGGAGGCGGATGAGCACTCCGCGGGCAGCCCGTGCGAGGTGTCGTTCAACCGCGACCCGCCGGCTCCGGACGACACCGCGCTCTACGCGCACCCCTTCCAGCGCCTGCGCGCCTTCTTCCAGTTCCCCGAGCGGCAGCTCTTCCTGCACGTGAAGGTGCCGCCGCCGCGCAACAGCTCGTGGCAGCGCTTCAGCCTGTGCCTGGACCTGGACAAGGACTGGACGGTGGGCCGGTCGCTGCATCCGGACTTCTTCCAGCTCTTCACCGTGCCGCTGGTCAACCTCAAGGCCGAGCCCGCGCAGGTCATCGTCGCGGACGGGACGCGCGCCGAGCACCCCATCCTGAGCATGAGCGCCGGGCGCGAGTTCAGCCTGCACTCGGTGACGGGCGTGTTCGAGATGACCAAGGCGGGCCTGTCCCCGCTGCGGCCCGCGTTCCTGCCGGGCCGCGGTCCCAGCTACGAGGTGGATGAGACGTTCGACGACGACCTGTCATCGCGGCAGAGCCTCATCGTGCGCATGCCCGAGGCCTTCACCGCGCCTCGCAAGATTGTCCTGGAGGCGCTCTGGCACCAGCCGCAGTTCTCGCCGCAGGCGGCGGGGCGCGTGGAGGTGACGGTGCCGGGGCGCCACATCGAAGGGCTGCGCTGGCAGACGGTGGGCAGCCTCCAGCCTCACCGGGACAGCACGGTGCGCAACGACGTGGAGGCCCTCACGCAGTTCCTGGCGTGGAAGGCGAAGGCGACCCTGGGTCGCGACGAGGTGGTGGCGCTCCTGGGGCACCTGGGCACGCCCGCTGAGAGCCCGTTCCGGCGGGTCCTGCCGTGGTTGAAGGACCTGCGGTGTAGTGTTGTCCCGGACAGCGCGTTGAAGGGCACCGGCCTCCGTCATGTCTACGAGGTGGTGATGGAGCCGTTCGACGCCGGCTATGAGCCTGTTGTCGTCTGCTTTCTTGAGCAGGTCAGAGACCTGCTGGATGCTTGGAACAACGAGGCAACTGTTGAGCTGAGGGCCTCGGTGGCGGGGCTGGGCCCGCTTCCACTGCCGTAG
- a CDS encoding DotU family type IV/VI secretion system protein, whose amino-acid sequence MKLELWHSILATQRRVRALFDRILPAEPAPGARRAQVRVGMEALGHLEQQLLVELERLRAAFGETLRPDEVEDVIRPFAYFIDEQVLRRLADAEQPMWPLLQQNLFQVDAGGDLFYDFVEEKLRRQDTPPIVFEMLRFCLAAGFTGRLVGQPERIRAFKDRLSERIPQPFAVPAAPLAVPEGAPPTIYDFPSHYYLVTAAIVVGLPVLLWWSSN is encoded by the coding sequence ATGAAACTGGAGCTCTGGCATTCCATCCTGGCGACACAGCGACGCGTGCGCGCGCTGTTCGACCGGATCCTGCCCGCCGAGCCAGCACCGGGGGCGCGCCGGGCGCAGGTGCGGGTGGGGATGGAAGCGCTGGGCCATCTGGAGCAGCAGCTCCTGGTGGAGCTCGAGCGACTGCGGGCCGCCTTCGGTGAGACGCTGCGCCCCGACGAGGTCGAGGACGTCATCCGGCCCTTCGCCTACTTCATCGACGAGCAGGTCCTCCGCAGGCTGGCGGACGCGGAGCAGCCGATGTGGCCGCTGCTCCAGCAGAACCTCTTCCAGGTGGATGCGGGCGGAGACCTCTTCTACGACTTCGTGGAAGAGAAGTTGCGCCGGCAGGACACGCCGCCCATCGTGTTCGAGATGCTCCGCTTCTGTCTCGCCGCTGGATTCACCGGGCGCCTCGTGGGCCAGCCCGAGCGGATCCGCGCGTTCAAGGACCGGTTGTCCGAGCGGATTCCCCAGCCCTTCGCCGTCCCCGCGGCGCCGCTGGCCGTGCCCGAGGGGGCACCCCCGACCATCTACGACTTCCCCTCGCACTACTACCTGGTGACGGCCGCCATCGTCGTCGGGCTGCCCGTGCTGCTGTGGTGGAGTTCCAATTGA